Proteins co-encoded in one Pseudoliparis swirei isolate HS2019 ecotype Mariana Trench chromosome 7, NWPU_hadal_v1, whole genome shotgun sequence genomic window:
- the clip1a gene encoding CAP-Gly domain-containing linker protein 1 isoform X1: MSTAKPSGIKGPSKIGRPPGAPKTNPSTAKVNAADKSDANGGEGEAEGAGESFQIGDHVWVNGNKPGHIQFLGEAQFAPGQWAGIVLDEPIGKNDGSVAGVRYFQCDALQGIFTRPSKLSLTEGEANGTQTAPPSRAASPTPSVGSVASHAPAKKSTLPSTTTTTKKAFSTTPAPPATPPSNLVRANSESLSNLSETGSVKKGERELKMGDRVLVGGTKAGVVRFLGETDFAKGDWCGVELDEPLGKNDGAVAGTRYFQCQPKYGLFAPVHKVTRIGFPSTTPAKAKPTVHKVVATPPGLKRSPSSSSISTMSSVASSVSAKPSRTGLLTETSSRYNRKISGTTALQEALKEKQQHIEQLMAERDMERAEVAKATGHVGEMEQEIGMLRDDQEQMETKMDQLRALVEAADNDKVNLLNQLEEERRKVEDLQFRVEEACITKGDLETQTRLEHVHIKELEQSLLFEKTKAEKLQRELEDTRVATVSERSRIMDLEKDLSLRTREVADLQLRLATQQGSEDSDSTLSPLLEEINSLRDQLATHVVKQQEDLTKYKEKLDAQEKVHSEAAVLLQATSVTLSGDNEQLQMRVSQAEKENSDIVELSRSKLEAVIASHQQAMEDLKVSFSKGEGAQTEELIETKSALASLKIEHKVALEEAGAKHEAEAAVLTREMQALKAQLYSSIEDNERLEESLRSSVDKAEEQHLVEMEDVLGKLHNAELEVKDLEEKEAMLAQQVQDEDKETKKQISEMVALRSQVAQGNQELVTLKSQLEVVQSQGSNQGAKVSELNSQLEGQQQEVLTLQQSLTTVQQEKDALEKELGGLKQRLAESTEEQTSSSNTMQETLKKLSKKEEQCTSLSTESESLRSLLSGLERKLKAADEKLEQLSKDKCKLESDISDMMKTSGDSSVQLTKMNDDLIQKERRLEELQSQLSEEKEKVAHSNDQLQQEQSRKEQELTGTRDAHQARISGLQEKIAHLEKTVRQGEALVEELQASQEKSTSQVSELHVKELEVLQSQVDELKRELSSNRDTNLELEKLVSELQLSKEQAECLSAELDANKHDVERLTKTLEKQNLDLENTCKESEDVKAEKSKLQTKLSALEISHQELSVQNEELLITKDKLSKNVEQLLANNTCSDEERISLNKELEKLNNLLQEVQTEGKNLKHAKGEYQAQIEELERHNAEKTDLLLKCQQDIKQIETKKKQLHEDYENVCKEKNRLEDDFNESRSKLTCEKDNLILERDSSRNAKKLLDAKNADLQAKLKSLNLEKEDLTLSNSRLQALTETLTKEKVGMSSEISAALLDKKSLETVKEELQNKLSATKKDLESSVRECDELKASKMSQAQMLEEFKTSSKVTDSERLQLLQEKEDFLAMQRKVSHEKEELLREMEEIKEKFQVSTEQLSKAKEKSKEASSSFEQEKQALCLQNAEIEMALHVIRKEKMSLDSALEQQKMDYERLSGETRELEEKHTKTISENNALSLERDKLTSNIRTDKDQLDCYSRANDVFDQEKSHLTTMLEETKRQNHDVEAEMTSLKREKAELQSELQKRTFDIEILEKGKAELVEKHSTLNKDFENANSELVQQVDNLTKDCQRLQLLQTVADSKVPSFLQEIQELKCQTESMSGAKHLLETQLQAESSERNKVILDKDDLSKQNEELQRLLSKVTQENKEICSNLKNADEQKKAFKMDMEAVKTQLKQREQDTCQLMEDKGQLFSKLEEKAKQMTVLTTEKEDRVAEQCKLEQNISSLHTSQEQWLVERSRLLGEMENLHATQKELEVDVKSLRTVKEVLEMQCKDAAAEVSASAVVKEEISSGISNLTAEKGALQVERDEATQKVRQLESQLKNAISKQLEATDASDKTSETLDQLTKENASLMEEKNKTQSSLDEVLSSKQKMEAQLKTLKNNISKYEEDMNVCKEQLCIETERTESQCLEIEELKAAVSVKTQSLQKLQDDKNKLTLESDNDDKSRSDLAKLKDEHSKLKKQLKQSASTLKEQFDKEKAVLQHAIQKNSALISEKDQQVENLKTELVGLRGEGDSVKGTIQALERDKLNLQDRVQRLEKDLAAGPGAINTSSDDAVLDQLREAKETSESQAAVCECFSSASLVHVCLSLSLWLVCFVQLITIEFLNSVIIDLQKKNIELKEKLEIMAAAALNGNSPSGLDNYDGHDKEPPKKKLPPRLFCDICDCFDLHDTEDCPTQMQMPDSPPHTAYHGSKGDDRPYCGICEVFGHWTDSCNDDQTF; this comes from the exons cTAAAGTTAATGCGGCCGACAAATCCGATGCAAATGGCGGCGAAGGAGAAGCAGAGGGTGCTGGGGAGAGCTTCCAGATAGGGGACCATGTGTGGGTAAATGGGAATAAACCAGGCCACATACAGTTTTTGGGAGAGGCACAGTTTGCCCCAGGACAGTGGGCCGGGATTGTTCTAGATGAGCCAATTGGGAAGAATGATGGGTCAGTTGCAGGGGTGCGCTATTTCCAGTGTGACGCCCTGCAAGGAATATTTACCCGGCCATCAAAGTTGTCTCTCACAGAAGGGGAGGCTAATGGCACTCAGACGGCACCGCCCTCCCGCGCTGCGTCACCCACTCCTTCAGTTGGCAGCGTAGCATCACATGCACCTGCCAAGAAATCAACATTACCTTCAACGACCACGACAACCAAGAAGGCCTTCTCCACGACGCCAGCTCCGCCGGCTACACCACCCTCCAACCTTGTACGCGCAAACAGTGAATCCCTCTCCAACCTCTCCGAGACTGGATCAGTCAAGAAGGGGGAAAGGGAACTGAAGATGGGCGACCGAGTATTG GTTGGTGGTACAAAGGCAGGAGTGGTACGTTTCCTTGGAGAAACAGATTTTGCTAAAGGCGATTGGTGTGGCGTGGAATTGGATGAGCCCTTAGGAAAGAATGACGGGGCAGTGGCAGGAACAAG ATATTTTCAGTGCCAACCCAAGTATGGCTTATTTGCTCCAGTGCACAAAGTCACACGCATTGGCTTCCCTTCCACCACACCAGCCAAAGCAAAACCAACGGTTCACAAAGTAGTAGCTACACCACCAGGACTAAAGCGAAGCCCGAgttcctcctccatcagcaccaTGAGTTCTGTGGCCTCCTCGGTCAGCGCCAAGCCCAGCCGTACAGGCCTG CTAACGGAGACATCTTCACGTTATAATCGCAAGATTTCCGGCACCACAGCCCTGCAGGAGGCGCTgaaggagaagcagcagcataTTGAGCAGCTAATGGCTGAGAGGGACATGGAGAGAGCTGAAGTTGCCAAGGCTACTGGCCATGTTGGAGAGATGGAGCAGGAGATTGGCATGCTCCGGGATGACCAGGAGCAG ATGGAGACCAAGATGGATCAGTTACGTGCCTTGGTAGAAGCTGCAGACAATGACAAAGTCAACCTGCTGaatcagctggaggaggagcggag GAAGGTGGAGGACCTTCAGTTCCGCGTAGAGGAAGCTTGCATCACCAAAGGAGACCTGGAG ACGCAGACCAGACTGGAGCATGTCCACATTAAGGAGCTTGAACAGAGCCTACTCTTTGAAAAGACCAAAGCTGAGAAACTCCAAAGAGAGTTAGAAGACACTAGG GTTGCCACTGTGTCAGAAAGATCCCGTATTATGGACCTTGAGAAGGATCTCTCTCTGCGTACAAGAGAGGTAGCCGACCTGCAGCTGCGTCTTGCGACCCAACAAGGCTCCGAGGACTCAGACTCGACTCTTTCTCCCCTTCTGGAGGAGATAAACTCCCTGAGAGATCAGTTGGCTACCCACGTAGTTAAGCAGCAAGAAGACCTAACAAAGTACAAGGAGAAGCTCGACGCTCAAGAAAAGGTCCACAGCGAGGCCGCCGTCCTTCTGCAGGCCACATCTGTAACGCTCTCTGGTGACAACGAGCAGTTGCAGATGCGCGTAAGCCAGGCTGAGAAGGAGAATTCTGATATTGTTGAACTGTCGCGTTCCAAGTTGGAAGCGGTTATTGCCTCTCATCAGCAAGCCATGGAAGATCTGAAGGTGTCCTTCAGCAAAGGGGAAGGTGCCCAGACGGAAGAACTTATCGAAACCAAAAGTGCACTGGCGAGTCTGAAAATAGAGCACAAGGTGGCTCTAGAGGAGGCTGGAGCCAAGCATGAGGCTGAGGCCGCAGTGTTGACCCGTGAGATGCAGGCACTGAAGGCACAGCTGTATTCTTCGATTGAAGACAACGAAAGACTGGAAGAGTCACTCCGGTCCAGCGTTGACAAAGCAGAAGAGCAGCACCTTGTGGAGATGGAGGACGTTCTTGGAAAACTCCATAATGCTGAACTCGAGGTGAAGGACCTCGAGGAGAAAGAAGCAATGTTGGCACAACAGGTCCAAGACGAGGACAAGGAAACCAAAAAGCAGATTTCAGAAATGGTGGCTCTGCGCAGCCAAGTAGCGCAAGGTAACCAGGAGCTTGTGACCCTGAAGAGTCAATTGGAGGTGGTTCAGAGCCAAGGGAGCAACCAGGGAGCCAAG GTCAGTGAATTGAACTCCCAGTTGGAGGGCCAACAGCAAGAAGTCCTCACTTTGCAGCAGAGTCTGACCACTGTCCAGCAGGAGAAGGATGCCCTGGAAAAGGAACTCGGAGGCCTG aAACAAAGGTTGGCTGAAAGCACAGAGGAGCAGACTTCATCATCAAACACTATGCAAG aaACACTTAAGAAGCTCAGTAAGAAGGAGGAGCAGTGCACATCCCTGAGCACAGAATCAGAGTCACTAAGAAGTCTACTTTCCG GGCTCGAGAGGAAGCTGAAGGCTGCAGATGAAAAGCTTGAGCAGCTCTCAAAGGACAAATGCAAGCTAGAAAGTGATATTTCCGACATGATGAAGACATCTGGTGATAGTTCTGTACAGCTGACCAAAATGAATGATGATCTCATACAGAAAGAAAG GAGACTTGAGGAGTTACAGAGTCAACtatcagaggagaaggagaaggtggCACACTCGAATGATCAACTCCAGCAGGAACAATCCCGCAAAGAGCAAGAGCTGACGGGGACCAGAGATGCCCATCAGGCTCGGATAAGTGGCCTCCAGGAGAAGATTGCTCACTTG GAGAAGACTGTCAGACAGGGGGAGGCCCTGGTTGAGGAACTTCAGGCCTCACAAGAGAAATCCACCTCTCAGGTTTCCGAGCTTCATGTGAAGGAACTTGAGGTTCTGCAGAGTCAAGTTGACGAGTTGAAGCGAGAGCTTTCCTCCAACCGCGACACAAACCTGGAGCTTGAGAAGTTGGTGTCGGAGCTGCAGCTATCCAAGGAACAGGCTGAG TGTCTTTCTGCTGAGCTTGACGCCAACAAGCATGATGTTGAACGTTTGACAAAAACACTGGAAAAGCAGAATCTAGATCTGGAAAATACATGCAAAGAAAGTGAAGATGTTAAGGCTGAGAAAAGTAAACTGCAGACTAAGCTCTCTGCCCTTGAGATTAGTCACCAGGAGCTTTCAGTCCAGAATGAAGAACTGCTAATAACTAAAGATAAGCTATCAAAAAATGTGGAGCAACTACTTGCCAACAACACGTGCTCGGATGAAGAAAGGATTTCATTAAACAAGGAACTGGAGAAGCTCAACAATCTTCTTCAGGAAGTACAAACTGAAGGCAAAAACCTGAAGCATGCCAAAGGTGAATACCAGGCCCAGATTGAGGAGTTAGAAAGACACAATGCAGAGAAGACTGACTTGCTCCTTAAGTGTCAGCAGGACATCAAGCAAATTGAGACTAAAAAGAAGCAACTACATGAGGATTATGAAAATGTCTGCAAAGAGAAGAACCGGCTTGAAGATGACTTCAATGAAAGCAGGTCGAAGCTCACATGTGAGAAGGACAATCTAATTCTAGAGAGAGATTCCAGTAGAAATGCCAAAAAATTGCTTGATGCTAAGAATGCTGATTTGCAGGCCAAACTTAAATCCTTAAACTTAGAAAAAGAAGATCTTACATTGAGTAACTCCCGGCTGCAGGCCCTAACAGAAACACTGACGAAAGAAAAGGTGGGGATGTCTTCTGAAATCAGTGCTGCTCTGTTGGATAAAAAGAGCCTTGAGACGGTGAAGGAGGAGCTCCAGAATAAGCTCAGCGCTACCAAGAAGGATTTGGAGAGCTCTGTTCGTGAATGTGACGAACTGAAAGCCTCCAAAATGAGCCAGGCTCAAATGCTTGAAGAGTTCAAGACGAGCAGTAAGGTGACTGATTCTGAGAGGCTTCAGCTTCTGCAGGAGAAAGAAGACTTCCTTGCAATGCAAAGAAAAGTCTCTCATGAGAAGGAAGAGCTCCTCAGAGAGATGGAAGAAATAAAGGAGAAGTTTCAAGTCTCAACAGAACAACTGTCAAAGGCCAAAGAGAAATCTAAAGAAGCATCATCTTCTTTTGAGCAAGAGAAGCAGGCACTTTGCCTTCAGAATGCCGAAATTGAGATGGCTTTACATGTTATacgaaaagaaaagatgagCCTTGATTCGGCTCTAGAGCAGCAGAAAATGGATTATGAGCGTTTGTCAGGGGAGACGAGAGAATTGGAAGAGAAGCACACAAAAACCATATCTGAGAATAATGCTCTTTCTCTTGAGCGTGATAAGCTAACTAGTAATATTCGAACCGATAAGGACCAGTTGGATTGTTACTCAAGAGCTAACGACGTCTTTGATCAGGAGAAGTCTCATTTAACGACGATGCTGGAGGAAACCAAACGGCAAAACCACGACGTTGAAGCAGAGATGACCTCTTTGAAACGAGAGAAGGCGGAGCTCCAAAGTGAGCTGCAGAAACGAACCTTTGATATTGAAATTCTTGAAAAGGGCAAAGCTGAACTTGTTGAAAAGCACAGTACACTAAACAAGGATTTTGAGAATGCTAATTCAGAACTTGTCCAACAGGTCGATAACCTGACAAAAGATTGTCAGCGTCTGCAGTTGTTGCAGACCGTAGCGGACAGTAAAGTACCGTCCTTCCTTCAAGAGATCCAGGAGTTAAAATGTCAGACTGAATCGATGTCGGGGGCCAAGCACCTTCTTGAAACCCAGTTACAGGCCGAGTCCAGTGAACGAAATAAAGTTATACTCGACAAGGATGATCTATCCAAACAAAACGAGGAGCTGCAGAGATTGTTGTCCAAAGTCACACAAGAAAATAAAGAGATTTGTTCGAACCTAAAGAATGCTGATGAGCAAAAGAAGGCTTTTAAGATGGATATGGAGGCTGTGAAGACTCAATTGAAGCAGCGAGAGCAGGATACTTGTCAGTTGATGGAAGATAAAGGGCAGCTGTTCTCTAAGCTCGAAGAAAAAGCCAAACAGATGACCGTCCTGACCACAGAGAAGGAAGACCGTGTAGCTGAACAGTGTAAATTGGAGCAGAACATTTCTTCTCTCCACACGAGCCAAGAGCAGTGGCTGGTGGAGCGGTCGAGACTCCTCGGAGAGATGGAGAACTTGCACGCTACCCAGAAGGAACTGGAGGTCGACGTCAAGAGCCTACGAACTGTAAAAGAAGTTTTAGAAATGCAATGCAAGGATGCTGCCGCGGAGGTTTCGGCCTCTGCCGTTGTGAAGGAAGAGATTTCCTCCGGCATCTCGAACCTAACGGCTGAGAAAGGAGCGCTGCAGGTGGAGAGGGATGAAGCCACCCAGAAAGTCAGGCAGCTGGAGTCCCAACTCAAAAATGCAATTTCTAAGCAGCTTGAg GCTACAGACGCCTCTGATAAGACTTCTGAGACCCTCGATCAGCTGACGAAGGAGAACGCCAGtttgatggaggagaagaacaaaacCCAATCTTCATTGGATGAAGTCCTGAGCTCCAAGCAGAAGATGGAGGCACAG CTgaaaacattgaagaacaatatcTCCAAATACGAAGAAGATATGAATGTTTGCAAAGAGCAACTTTGCATAGAAACGGAGAGGACTGAGAGTCAATGCCTTGAGAT TGAGGAGCTTAAAGCAGCGGTTTCTGTGAAGACGCAGTCCCTGCAGAAGCTGCAGGATGATAAAAACAAGCTGACGCTGGAGAGCGATAACGATGACAAATCCCGGAGTGATCTTGCGAAG CTCAAGGATGAGCACTCGAAACTCAAAAAACAGTTGAAGCAAAG TGCGAGCACCTTGAAGGAGCAGTTCGACAAGGAGAAGGCCGTCCTCCAACACGCCATCCAAAAAAACAGTGCCTTAATATCAGAAAAGGACCAGCAGGTGGAAAACCTGAAGACTGAG CTGGTTGGGCTGCGTGGGGAAGGTGACTCCGTTAAGGGGACCATTCAGGCCTTGGAGCGGGACAAGTTGAATCTACAGGACCGAGTTCAGAGACTGGAGAAGGACCTGGCTGCTGGGCCTGGTGCCATCAACACGTCCTCAG ATGATGCCGTTTTGGACCAATTAAGGGAGGCTAAGGAGACTTCTGAGAGTCAG GCAGCGGTTTGTGAATGTTTTTCATCAGCTTCACTTGTGCATGTTTGTCTCTCACTGTCACTTTGGCTCGTATGTTTCGTCCAGTTGATCACA ATTGAGTTCCTGAATTCAGTCATCATTGACCTCcagaagaaaaatatagaaCTCAAGGAAAAATTGGAGATAATGGCGGCTGCTGCTCTCAATGGGAATAGTCCAAGTGGGCTGGACAACTACGATGG CCATGACAAGGAACCCCCGAAGAAGAAGCTTCCACCGAGGCTGTTCTGTGACATCTGCGACTGCTTCGACCTCCACGACACCGAGGACTGTCCGACGCAGATGCAGATGCCCGACTCCCCTCCGCACACCGCCTACCACGGCAGTAAGGGTGACGATCGGCCATACTGCGGCATCTGTGAGGTCTTTGGCCACTGGACCGATTCCTGTAATGACGACCAGACCTTTTAA